The Sebastes fasciatus isolate fSebFas1 chromosome 13, fSebFas1.pri, whole genome shotgun sequence genome includes a region encoding these proteins:
- the antkmt gene encoding adenine nucleotide translocase lysine N-methyltransferase: MDDDAPDEAFAELRSRPLGIWGVAQIAAGTGLAVYAMWTGILQPGFRKVPLRLQVPYIPASRAQVDNVMTLLRGRKGGLVDLGSGDGRIVLEAHRRGFTPAVGYELNPWLVRLARFHAWRAGHHEKVSYRREDLWKVDLTECKNVTVFLAPSVLSLLQQKLQTELPDDALVIAGRFPLPDWTPCRIEGHGYDRAWVYSVQAQRQHTDNNLNNGLTKEKGST; this comes from the exons ATGGATGATGATGCACCAGATGAGGCCTTCGCTGAGCTCAGGTCCAGGCCCCTCGGAATATGGGGTGTTGCTCAGATAGCTGCTGGCACTGGGCTCGCCGTATACGCCATGTGGACGGGAATCCTCCAGCCAGGCTTCCGAAAAGTCCCCTTGAGGCTCCAG GTGCCGTACATTCCCGCGAGCAGAGCTCAGGTAGATAATGTCATGACGTTGCTGAGAGGTCGAAAGGGAGGCCTCGTGGATTTGGGATCTGGTGATGGCCGCATT GTCTTGGAGGCCCATCGGCGGGGTTTCACTCCTGCTGTCGGTTATGAGCTCAACCCTTGGCTTGTTCGCCTGGCCCGCTTCCATGCGTGGAGAGCAGGCCATCACGAAAAAGTGTCATACCGGCGGGAAGATCTCTGGAAG GTCGACTTGACTGAATGCAAGAATGTCACCGTGTTTTTGGCTCCTAGCGTG CTTTCATTATTGCAGCAGAAGTTGCAGACTGAGCTTCCTGATGATGCGTTAGTGATAGCTGGTCGTTTCCCCCTCCCTGACTGGACACCCTGCAGGATTGAGGGACACGGCTATGACAGAGCCTGGGTATACAGCGTGCAAGCACAAAGACAGCACACTGATAACAACCTCAACAATGGACTAACCAAGGAGAAAGGATCCACTTGA